The following proteins are co-located in the Maridesulfovibrio sp. genome:
- a CDS encoding TRAP transporter substrate-binding protein produces the protein MRTGKTAGLLAVLMLCAALFSASIVSAAEISLSYANFPPAKTFPCVQMERWKQEVEKRTAGKVQVQTYPGSTLLGAKNTLRGVMQGQADIGCVSLAYHPGVFPLCSVFELPLGFTTSTSASLALWDLYTKYQPKEFKRFKVLTMFASAPSNIMTKVPVRKLDDLKGLEVRASGILSKILESLGATPVSMPMSATPEALQKGVVKGLFSSFEVLKDLNFAEICRYETETNTAVYPFAIIMNMNSWNSLPDDVKKVLNDLGREQAEWTGKYMDEHVKRSLAWAKDKYSIEMIKMSDADMQAIKDKTLPLIEDWKTKAEAKSVDGAAVLSDVEELRVKYEGK, from the coding sequence ATGAGAACCGGAAAAACCGCCGGGTTGCTTGCTGTATTAATGTTGTGTGCGGCACTTTTCAGTGCTTCTATTGTTTCTGCGGCTGAAATAAGCCTTAGTTATGCCAACTTCCCGCCAGCTAAAACTTTTCCCTGTGTCCAGATGGAACGCTGGAAACAGGAAGTGGAAAAAAGAACAGCAGGCAAAGTTCAGGTTCAGACTTATCCCGGTTCAACCCTGCTCGGTGCCAAGAATACCCTGCGCGGTGTAATGCAGGGACAGGCTGATATCGGTTGTGTAAGCCTTGCCTACCATCCGGGCGTGTTCCCTCTCTGTTCCGTGTTTGAGCTTCCACTTGGGTTCACGACTTCCACTTCAGCCAGCCTTGCTCTCTGGGATCTTTATACCAAGTACCAGCCCAAAGAATTTAAACGTTTCAAGGTGCTGACTATGTTTGCTTCCGCACCTTCCAATATCATGACCAAGGTTCCCGTGCGCAAACTTGACGATCTTAAGGGGCTTGAAGTCCGTGCTTCCGGCATCCTGTCAAAGATTTTGGAATCCCTTGGTGCCACTCCGGTTTCCATGCCTATGTCCGCCACTCCTGAAGCTCTGCAGAAAGGTGTGGTCAAAGGTTTGTTTTCCTCTTTTGAGGTTCTCAAGGACTTGAACTTTGCTGAAATTTGCCGTTATGAGACCGAAACCAACACTGCTGTTTATCCTTTTGCCATCATCATGAATATGAATTCTTGGAATTCCCTGCCTGATGATGTCAAAAAGGTACTTAACGACCTTGGCCGTGAGCAGGCTGAATGGACCGGTAAGTATATGGATGAACATGTGAAGCGTTCATTGGCTTGGGCCAAGGATAAGTATTCCATCGAGATGATTAAAATGTCTGATGCAGACATGCAGGCGATCAAGGATAAGACCCTGCCGCTGATCGAAGATTGGAAAACGAAAGCCGAAGCTAAAAGTGTGGACGGCGCAGCAGTTCTTTCCGACGTGGAAGAGCTTCGCGTTAAATATGAAGGCAAGTAG